In Lagenorhynchus albirostris chromosome 14, mLagAlb1.1, whole genome shotgun sequence, one DNA window encodes the following:
- the MTRFR gene encoding mitochondrial translation release factor in rescue isoform X1: MGGHRLNWFIKGDFRTCGIILSTNKAEGLSFLSYSGPEQAEPRAMSTSGLFRFPTPLTRVCMVPWGLRLCEKPELLSPGTAVTPVQAAGKKDHPALLSLDESELEEQFVKGHGPGGQATNKTSNCVVLRHVPSGIVVKCHQTRSVDQNRKLARRILQEKVDVFYNGENSPVYKEKREAEKRKQERKKRAKETLEKKKLLKEQWESSKNVPRERTADSD, encoded by the exons ATGGGTGGTCATCGTCTGAACTGGTTCATAAAAGGTGATTTTAGAACCTGCGGTATAATCTTGAGCACAAACAAGGCTGAAGGGCTGTCTTTTCTGTCTTATTCAGGTCCTGAGCAGGCAGAGCCACGCGCTATGAGCACCTCGGGTCTGTTCCGTTTTCCTACCCCACTGACCAGAGTGTGCATGGTGCCCTGGGGACTCCGGCTCTGCGAGAAGCCGGAACTCTTATCCCCTGGAACAGCGGTCACTCCAGTCCAGGCGGCAGGCAAGAAGGACCACCCTGCTCTGCTCTCCCTGGATGAGAGTGAACTTGAAGAGCAGTTTGTAAAAGGACACGGGCCAGGGGGCCAGGCAACCAACAAAACAAGCAACTGCGTGGTGCTCAGGCACGTCCCCTCAGGCATTGTGGTCAAG TGCCACCAGACTAGATCCGTCGATCAAAACAGAAAGCTAGCTCGGAGAATCCTGCAAGAGAAAGTGGATGTTTTCTACAACGGTGAAAACAGTCCTGTTTACAAAGAAAAACgagaggcagagaagagaaagcaagaaaggaaaaaaagagcaaaggagaccctagagaaaaagaaactccTGAAAGAACAATGGGAATCAAGTAAAAATGTGCCCAGAGAAAGGACTGCAGATTCTGACTGA
- the MTRFR gene encoding mitochondrial translation release factor in rescue isoform X2, with amino-acid sequence MSTSGLFRFPTPLTRVCMVPWGLRLCEKPELLSPGTAVTPVQAAGKKDHPALLSLDESELEEQFVKGHGPGGQATNKTSNCVVLRHVPSGIVVKCHQTRSVDQNRKLARRILQEKVDVFYNGENSPVYKEKREAEKRKQERKKRAKETLEKKKLLKEQWESSKNVPRERTADSD; translated from the exons ATGAGCACCTCGGGTCTGTTCCGTTTTCCTACCCCACTGACCAGAGTGTGCATGGTGCCCTGGGGACTCCGGCTCTGCGAGAAGCCGGAACTCTTATCCCCTGGAACAGCGGTCACTCCAGTCCAGGCGGCAGGCAAGAAGGACCACCCTGCTCTGCTCTCCCTGGATGAGAGTGAACTTGAAGAGCAGTTTGTAAAAGGACACGGGCCAGGGGGCCAGGCAACCAACAAAACAAGCAACTGCGTGGTGCTCAGGCACGTCCCCTCAGGCATTGTGGTCAAG TGCCACCAGACTAGATCCGTCGATCAAAACAGAAAGCTAGCTCGGAGAATCCTGCAAGAGAAAGTGGATGTTTTCTACAACGGTGAAAACAGTCCTGTTTACAAAGAAAAACgagaggcagagaagagaaagcaagaaaggaaaaaaagagcaaaggagaccctagagaaaaagaaactccTGAAAGAACAATGGGAATCAAGTAAAAATGTGCCCAGAGAAAGGACTGCAGATTCTGACTGA
- the CDK2AP1 gene encoding cyclin-dependent kinase 2-associated protein 1 isoform X1, which translates to MSYKPNLTAHMPAASLNAAGSVHPPSTSMATSSQYRQLLSDYGPPSLGYTQGTGNSQVPQSKYAELLAIIEELGKEIRPTYAGSKSAMERLKRGIIHARGLVRECLAETERNARS; encoded by the exons ATGTCTTACAAACCGAACTTGACCGCGCACATGCCCGCCGCCTCCCTCAATGCCG CTGGGAGTGTCCACCCGCCCTCCACCAGTATGGCGACGTCATCACAGTACCGCCAGCTGCTGAGTGACTACGGGCCGCCATCTCTAGGCTACACCCAG GGAACTGGGAACAGCCAGGTGCCCCAGAGCAAATACGCTGAGCTGTTGGCCATCATCGAAGAGCTGGGGAAAGAGATCAGACCCACCTACGCGGGCAGCAAGAGTGCGATGGAGAGACTAAAACGAG GCATCATCCACGCTCGAGGGTTGGTGCGGGAGTGCTTGGCTGAAACGGAACGGaatgccaggtcttag
- the CDK2AP1 gene encoding cyclin-dependent kinase 2-associated protein 1 isoform X2: MATSSQYRQLLSDYGPPSLGYTQGTGNSQVPQSKYAELLAIIEELGKEIRPTYAGSKSAMERLKRGIIHARGLVRECLAETERNARS; encoded by the exons ATGGCGACGTCATCACAGTACCGCCAGCTGCTGAGTGACTACGGGCCGCCATCTCTAGGCTACACCCAG GGAACTGGGAACAGCCAGGTGCCCCAGAGCAAATACGCTGAGCTGTTGGCCATCATCGAAGAGCTGGGGAAAGAGATCAGACCCACCTACGCGGGCAGCAAGAGTGCGATGGAGAGACTAAAACGAG GCATCATCCACGCTCGAGGGTTGGTGCGGGAGTGCTTGGCTGAAACGGAACGGaatgccaggtcttag